The nucleotide sequence CAACCCGCCGGCCATCTCCGGCATGTCCAACACCGGCGGCTTTGAAGCCTACCTGCAAAGCCGAGGCGAAGGCGACGTCAAGGCCCTGGCCGCCATGACCGAAGCCCTGGTGGCCGAAGCCTCGAAAAACCCGGTGCTGGGCCGGGTGGCCACCACCTTCGGAGCCAACGTGCCCCAGCTGCGCATCGACCTCGACCGAGAAAAGGCCAAGGCCCTGGGCGTGGCCATAAGCGACGTCTATGCCGCCATGCAGGCCACGTTCGGCGCGTATTACGTCAACGACTTCAACAAGTTCGGCCGGACATTCAAAGTCCAGATCCAGTCCGAGGCCGATTTCCGCGACCGGCCCGAGGATCTGCGCGACGTGTTCGTGCGCTCCAGCAAAGGCGAGATGATCCCGCTGACCGCCATCGCCTCCATCGAAAAGTCCACCGGCCCCGAGGTCATGGAGCGCTTCAACGTCTTCCCGGCCGCCAAGATCATGGGCCAGCCCGCCCCGGGACACACCTCGGGCGAGGCCCTGGCCGCCATGGAGCAGGCCGCGGCCAAGGTGCTGCCACCGGAATACACCCTGGCCTGGACCGGATCGGCCTACCAGGAAAAGGCCGCCCAGGGCTCCTCGGCCCTGGTCTTCGCCATGGGCATCGTCATGGTCATCCTGATCCTGGCCGCCCAGTACGAACGCTGGACCCTGCCCTTTGCCGTGGTCATGGCCGTGCCGTTTGCCTTGTTCGGGGCCATCGCCGCCGTCTACGGCCGGGACCTGAGCAATGACATCTACTTCCAGATCGCCCTGGTGACGCTCATTGGCCTGGCCGCGAAAAACGCCATCCTCATCGTGGAATTCGCGGTGCTGGAGGTCAAGGCCGGCAAGACCCTGGCCGAGGCGGCGCTCTCGGCCGCCAAGCTGCGCTTTCGGCCCATCATCATGACCTCGCTGGCCTTTATCCTCGGCTGCCTGCCCCTGGCCATCTCCACAGGCGCGGGCGCCAACAGCCGCCACGCCATCGGCACCGGCGTCATCGGCGGCATGCTCGGGGCCACCATCATCGCGCCGTTTTTCATCCCGGTCTTTTTCAAGCTCATCATGGGTCTTGGGGCCTGGGTGCAACAAGTCACCGGGAAACATGTTGCCAAGGAGCAAAAAGCAGACTAATGCTTTTATAAGCTATAAAAACCATGCGCGCGGGAAGTCGCGACGCGCGTCGGAAAAGGAGCACCCCCATGGAATCCTCTCCGTCTGTCGCTGTCCCCGAGCAGGCTTCGGAATCCCTCCCCATTGCCCTGAACGACGTAGCCCGGGCCTGGCGGTCCCGATTGGACGAACGCCTTCGCCCTCTTGGCCTCTCGAGCGCCATGTGGGCCGTCATCCGCCGCCTGGCCACCGGCCAGGCGGCGTTGACCCAACGCGAGCTGGCCGAGGCCGTGGGCATCGAAGGCCCGACACTGGTGCGCCTGCTGGACCGGCTGGAACAGCACGGCATCGCCCGGCGCGTGTCCGACCCCCGGGACCGTCGCATCAAGCGGGTGGAACTGGCCGAACAGGCCCGGCAGAACTGGGACGCCTCCCTGAAGGCCGGACTGGAGCTCAGCAGCGAACTGACGCGTGGCATTCCCCCCAAGGACCTCGAAACCACGCGCACGGTCCTGCGCACCATGCTCGAACGCCTCTAAAGGCGGCCCAACATCCGCCTTGTCCATCCCGAAGGTTTGGGGCATACTGGCTGCGAGAACGACGACGTTTTCCAGCTGGTTGCCCCAACCCTTACCGATGCCGGTCGCGCGCAAGCTCCCGTTCCGGACGCCCCGCCAGCCTATGCCCATCTCTGCCGCGCCGTCATGCTTACGTCTCGTGCCGCGCCTTGCCTCCGGCTGGCTGCTGGCCGGGCTTTTGCTCGTGTCCCTGGCCGCTGGCTGCGCCCAGAAGCGACCGCCAACCCCGGTGCGGCTAGCTCCGGAAACCACGGCCGAATCGCCTGAAAGCGTCATCATGCGCGCCACCCCGGCCATCGCCGCCGGCCAGGCCACGCCCACCGTCTACCAGGAGCGCGGCGAGGCCTACTACCGTATGGGGCAGTTCGAACTGGCCCAGAAGGATTTCGAACAGGCCCAGAGCGCCGGCGGCGGCGCCCAGACCGCCTACGATCTCGGCGCGGCCGCCTACATGAATCAGGACTACCAAAAGGCCATCAACTACTTCTCCGACGCCATCGCCAAGGACGCCACCATGGCCAAGGCCTACAACAATCGCGGCGTGGCGGCCTTTGCCCTGGGCCAGTACGACAAGGCCGGGGCCGATTTCTCCGCCGCCGCCGGACTGGGCGGCCAAAGCGCCGCGGCCTCGCTTTTTAACCGCGCCCTGGCCTATCAGGCCCAGAACGAATTTGACCGAGCCCTGGCCGACTACGACCGGGTCATCGGCCTGGACCCGTCCCAGACCGCCGCCCGCAACAACAAGGCCGACATCTACATCACCCTGCGCCGCTACGACGAAGCCGCCGTGGAACTCGACACGGCCATCCGCCGCAACTCCGGCGACCCCGACCTGTATTACAACCGCGCCCTGGTCCGGGAGAAACTCGGCAACTATCCCCAGGCCATGGAAGACTACGACCGGGCCGCCAAACTGCGTTCCAACTTCGGCCAAGCCTACCGCAACCGGGGCGTGCTGCGCCTTCGCTTGCAAATGACCCGCGAGGGCTGCGCCGACCTCTCCCTGGCCTGCCAGTTCGGCTACTGCGGCCACCTGGAAAAGGCCAAGAACTTCGGCCTGTGCCAGTAGCGGCCGAAAGCGACGGGCGGGCCTCGTGACCGAATACGGCATCAGACGGCTGGCCATGGGCGTAAGCGCGCTTTGTCTGGCCGGGGCGGCCCTTGTCGTCGTCGCCGCCTGGCGCTTCGACGTAGCACCCCCTGCGCCGCCGGCTCCGGCCGCCAGCCCCAAGGCCCCGCCCCCGCGCCAGGCCACCGCCGCGCCGGAACTGACCCGCGCCATCCTGGCCAACGACGTCTTCGGCTTGACGCCTCTGCCCGACCAACAGCCCAAGGCCAAACAACCGCTCAAACCGGCCGAAATCGACATGGAACTGGCCGGCACGGTCATTGCCGCCGACGGCCGCCATGCCGCCGCCTTTTTGCGTGACAAGGGCAACAAATCCCAGAAGGCCTACGCCGTGGGGGCCACGGTCAAGGATGCC is from Solidesulfovibrio magneticus RS-1 and encodes:
- a CDS encoding type II secretion system protein N, which gives rise to MTEYGIRRLAMGVSALCLAGAALVVVAAWRFDVAPPAPPAPAASPKAPPPRQATAAPELTRAILANDVFGLTPLPDQQPKAKQPLKPAEIDMELAGTVIAADGRHAAAFLRDKGNKSQKAYAVGATVKDARIKSIGKNFVILERQGREEILTMKP
- a CDS encoding tetratricopeptide repeat protein, whose product is MPISAAPSCLRLVPRLASGWLLAGLLLVSLAAGCAQKRPPTPVRLAPETTAESPESVIMRATPAIAAGQATPTVYQERGEAYYRMGQFELAQKDFEQAQSAGGGAQTAYDLGAAAYMNQDYQKAINYFSDAIAKDATMAKAYNNRGVAAFALGQYDKAGADFSAAAGLGGQSAAASLFNRALAYQAQNEFDRALADYDRVIGLDPSQTAARNNKADIYITLRRYDEAAVELDTAIRRNSGDPDLYYNRALVREKLGNYPQAMEDYDRAAKLRSNFGQAYRNRGVLRLRLQMTREGCADLSLACQFGYCGHLEKAKNFGLCQ
- a CDS encoding MarR family winged helix-turn-helix transcriptional regulator, with translation MESSPSVAVPEQASESLPIALNDVARAWRSRLDERLRPLGLSSAMWAVIRRLATGQAALTQRELAEAVGIEGPTLVRLLDRLEQHGIARRVSDPRDRRIKRVELAEQARQNWDASLKAGLELSSELTRGIPPKDLETTRTVLRTMLERL